Genomic DNA from Salvia miltiorrhiza cultivar Shanhuang (shh) chromosome 1, IMPLAD_Smil_shh, whole genome shotgun sequence:
AAATTTCATTAACTATAAGTTGGGGGTTTCCAGCAAAATCACCCATCCCATCTCATGCATGCAAACACTTCTTTGTCTTACCTTTTCCCCTCATACCAGTCACTTTCACTTGCTGTTTGGCTCACCCCACCACACAAAACAAAAGAtaattcattactttttaaTTTCATTTGGCGTGGGGGTTATCTACTAACACAGACTGTTTCAGACATATATAGTAGTATATGCAAATACATTTGCAAGAAAAGAATCATCAAATGTAAAAATTGTGTAGCTTGCCTTGGTCGAAGAGAATTTGGCCATTTTTGGAGATAGTGTTTTGACTAGTTTGCTGATCAATTTTGTGGCCCATCCCACGTGCGATACATATAAGTACccaatcatatatatacatatacacatATACTAAGTATGTGAAGAAATTGTACAAGAAGCCATCAAAGTGTATTCATTAATTATAAACATAGTTTGGAAACATTCCCTACATCCAGTCATGTTTATGTACAGTTAAAATGATCATTGATTTCAATCTGGTCCAGGAGAAGAATCATTATAGcacaatttttatttatctacaaaACAAATGTTGATGTTTTGAATGTAACAAATAGCCAAATGAATATATAACGAACTAAACCTATTCATACATGAAGACATGAATAAGCAAAAAAATACATGGTTTCTGCATATTTCTGGAAAAATCGCTTAGCAAGTCTTACTTTAGATGCCGAGGGAAGGAGGGAGAGTCACTCTGCAGCGGAGAAGGGAAAGGCTCCGATATTGAGTCCCATGAAATCTTCTCGTCGTTCCTTCTCTTCCTCTCCAAGAAGGCAGGTTTTGTAGGCATTGTCTCCAATTCAACCTTGCAAGTTAGGATTGCTACAATTTCAGACATCGGTGGCCTTTGATTGGCTTGAGGTTGAAGGCATAGGAAAGCTACTCTGACGGCATGCAGCACATCCTTTTCAACAAAGCCATCTTCACGTATTCTCGGATCTATGAGATCAGTCAGCATGGACCTCTCGTATAGCTTCCACGCCTAGTGGGATAAGGAGCAACAAGATGAGGGAATGGGGTGAGTTTCATTCATAGATTAGAAAGAAATTCAATAAATTTAGGGAAGGATGGCAAGGTTACATATTCTGGAAGGTATTGCATTTCTGATGGCAAAGTAAGATCAGTATTTCTTCGGCAGCTGATAATTTCAAGAACCAGAACTCCGAAGCTGTATATGTCGGCCTTTTCAGTCAGCTCGCCTCTGATGGCGTATTCCGGTGCAGTATAGCCTCTGCAGAACAACCCCAACACTCATTGGTTATCACTCTGTTTCTCCAAATTctttatattattttcattcaATTTTTCAGCAATCCTAATTTGAGTTGAGTCACTGAAAAATGATTGGTTGCGCGAAGATTGACCCTAGTTTACTTACAAGGTTCCAGCAAACGCGGTGCTGAGATAAGCTTGATCCTCTGGGAAAAACCTCGCGAGGCCAAAGTCGCCTATCCTAGGTTGAAATTTATCATCAAGGAGAATGTTGCTCGCTTTGATGTCCCTGTGTATGATTCTGACGTGCGAATCTTCATGCAGATATTGTAGTCCTCGAGCAACCCCGAGAATTATTTGAAATCGAGTACCCCAGTTTAAAAATATGTCATTTTTCCCTGCACACACAAATTATACGAAAAAGAACTCAAAGTCAGAATCATTCAAGTACACTTTCATTTCAGCGCAAAAGCAAAGTCATAGATTAATGTGTTACCATAAACTATAAGGTCTAAACTCCTGTTCTTC
This window encodes:
- the LOC131004471 gene encoding cold-responsive protein kinase 1-like — its product is MRTMSRLAIEVSSPPSAALGIESSPSKHPSLPLFIFLGGIILLLLLILIFISRRAIKPAKFRALVVRAVKRPVTKDILSGNLRMISYFNFETLKKATKNFNQMNLLGRGGFGPVYLGKLDDGRLVAVKKLALEKSQQGESEFLSEVKMITSIQHKNLVRLLGCCSDGAQRLLVYEYMKNRSLDLIVYGKNDIFLNWGTRFQIILGVARGLQYLHEDSHVRIIHRDIKASNILLDDKFQPRIGDFGLARFFPEDQAYLSTAFAGTLGYTAPEYAIRGELTEKADIYSFGVLVLEIISCRRNTDLTLPSEMQYLPEYAWKLYERSMLTDLIDPRIREDGFVEKDVLHAVRVAFLCLQPQANQRPPMSEIVAILTCKVELETMPTKPAFLERKRRNDEKISWDSISEPFPSPLQSDSPSFPRHLK